The following nucleotide sequence is from Verrucomicrobiia bacterium.
TGGTGTTCCTGGTGATTATCGTCAGGGGTGCGCCAGGGGGACAGTTAAGCTACACGGACCCGACCAATATACTGCTATTACTGCTCGGAGCGGTGGGCGGATACGGCCTGCCGCAGTTTGTGCTCAGCAGGAAAATACGGACACGGCAGGACCTGATCCTAACAAACCTGCCGTACTCGATTGATATTCTTTCAATCAGCGTCGAAGCTGGCATGGGTTTCGATGCCGCAGTCGGCTATACGATGCGCAAAATCAAAGGGCCGTTGGCGGAGGAGTTTTCCAAGACCCTGAATGAGATCCGCCTTGGCAAACCTCGCTTGGAGGCCCTGGAGGATTTGGGCAATCGACCCGGAGTGGACGACCTGAAGACGTTCATTACGGCCGTGGTGCACGCCAGTCGCCTGGGGGGCAGCATCACCAATACGCTTCGCATTCAGGCGGATTCGATCCGTGTCCGTCGCCGCCAGCGCGCGCAAGAACAGGCCATGAAGGCCCCGATCAAAATCGTGTTTCCCCTGGTCCTGTTCATTTTTCCCGCGCTCTTCATCGTTTTGCTCGGACCCGCAATCGTGAGCATTTGGCGCCAACTCCAGTAAAAGGCGCAGGAGTAGATTTCGATGGTTTTGGTTAACGCCACGAAGAAAACAGTCGTCTCCGACAATTGCCATTTCGCCAATACCGTCCTGAAGCGCATGGTCGGGTTGCTGAACCGGGGGCACCTCGACAAGGGCGAAGGCCTGCTCATTGATCGCTGCCATGGCATTCACACGTTCGCGATGCGTTTTCCCATCGACGTGCTGTTTCTCGATAAGGACTTCTGCGTCATCCGCGCCGTGAAGGCCCTGCCCCCATATCGTATGTGTGCCGTCAAGAAGTCTGTTTACGTCCTGGAAGTTCCCGTCGGGGCGCTCGATACCTCGCGCACGGGGGAAGGCGACCAGATTCAGATTCGCACCGCCAACAGCGACACTTTGACCAGCGGGCGCGTTGCCGGGACGGAAAAGATGCCGACCAGCTCCTAGGCCCGTCGGTCGGCTCTCGGGATCAGGTAATTCCCTGCCACCCGGCAATACTTTTCGGCCCAACCCTTGATCTTCACGCGTTCCGTCGCGCTGAGGGCGCTGACCACCCTGGCGGGCGCTCCGTAAACCAGCGAACCCGGCGGTACTTGCAATCCTTCGGTCAACAAGGCTGCCGCACCGATGATACTCTGTTCGCCAACCACCACACCATTCATCAGCACCGCCCCCATGCCAATCAGCACCTCGTCGTGCACCGTGCACCCGTGCAAGATCGCGCGGTGCCCCACGGTCACATAACTGCCCACGACGCACGCATGGTCGTCCGCGACGTGGCACACGCTGTTGTCCTGGATGTTCGTGTGATGGCCGATGACGACCCGGTTGATGTCGCCACGCAGGACGCTGCCGAACCAGATGCTCGACTGTTCCCCGATCTGTGTGTCGCCAATCACTCGCGCGCTGTCGGCGATGAACACGCCCGCGCCGAGTTGCGGCTTTTTGCCTAGGTATTCAAGGACATTTCCCATGATGCGAATTCTGGCGATGCTCGTTGCAAAATGCAAAGCAGATTTGGCAAGATTCGACTGTCGTATGACGAAAGGAAAACCAACGCCGCCAAAATGGATCGTTGTCCGCCTCGGTGGTGATATGAACTGGTGGCTCGATGAAGCCAGCACGGATGTGTACTGGGGCGAGGGCGCCCGCGGCCTGCTCGACCCACGCCAGGTCGAGTATCTGGTCGAAATACTGGAGGAATACCAGTCCTACGGTTTCCAGCGTCAACTCCTCGAGGACGCTTTCCAGTTGTTCCAACTTGAGTCCGAACTGGATGACGATCGTCTCCGCCTTGCGCCCGCCGAAGAGGACGACTTTGACGCGGGCGGGCAGCTCTTCGCCCTGCCGCTGATGAATGACGAAGAAACGGGCGTTTATTACGATTTTCTCGATGCGCTCAGCGCCGCTCGCATCCGCAAGCTCAACGCCACGCACAGCTACGCCTGTGACTGCACGGAGTTGGAAATGCAGGAGGAACTCGCGGCACTCGACCGCGACCGCTACGTCGCGTCCGAGAACATTCACTGCTTCGATGCGATCAATGAAATCCTCCAATGGAGCCCTGCCGAATGGGACGAACCCGGCTCCTAGCGCTGTTCATTGCGAGCCTTGGTAGCACGGCGGCTCTGGCGGCTGATTGGTCGGTGTTGGAACGGTACCAGCAGACGATTTCGCGCGCCGAGTTTGACACTCTCCTAACGAAGGTCTATTGCCCATCCGGCGCGCTGACGAATTACCTGGGCTTTGGCACGAACTCGGTCACCATCTTTTCCGCGACGGAAAAGAGCAACGCTCTCTTCACGTTGCGATTCGCCGCCGCATCTCCCAGTGTTCCGCTCCTGCGTTTCAAGCGGATCGCCCTGGATCCCGGCCACATCGGCGGCGCCTGGGCGCGGATGGAGGAACGATTCTTCGAGCGTGGCAAGGACCGTCCGGTGCAGGAGGCCGAACTCAATCTGATGGTCGCCCGCCTGCTCAAGACGCGGCTCGAAGCGGCGGGAGCACAGGTGTTCCTCACCAAGGACAACTTTGAGCCCGTGACTGACAAGCGGCCGGAGGACTTCCAAGCGCAAGCCGAGCAAGAGATCAAAGCGTCCATGCGCTTCGACACCTTCCCGCCGTTGGAACGCGAAGCTGCGTTTGCCGATGCCGTCCGCAAGCGCGCCGAACTGCTCTTTTACCGCAGTTCCGAGATCGCCGCTCGCGCCAATCTGTTGAACGAAAAGATCAAACCAGACCTCACGATCTGCCTCCACGTGAACGCCATCGAGTGGGATGAATGCCAGGATCTGGTGGATGACAACCGCCTGGTGGTCTTCGTCAATGGCAACTACCTCGCATCGGAACTGAAAGACGACGACCAGAAGCTGCGGTTGCTGGAAAAACTCCTGGAACGCTCGCACTCCACGGAATTGGCCACCGCCGGGGCGATTGCCACTGCGCTCGCGCGCGCTACGAAACTTCCTCCTGTGGAATATGGCCCGAACAGTGGCTCGGTTCACGTGGGTGATAACCCGTACGTCTTCGCCCGCAACCTCGCGGCGAATCGGCTCGTCAACGGCCCCGTCGTCTTCCTCGAACCGTACTACCAGAACAATCGTGTTGTCTATCAACGCGTCCAGATGGGCGATTATGAAGGCCTCCGTGACGTGAACGGCGCGCCCATGAAAAGCATCTTTCGCGAATACGCCGACGCGGTGGCGGAGGGATTGAGCCGGTTAATTGCCCGGTAGCTTGTGGCGAAATTGCTCCACCAATCTACGGAAGCGGCTCTCGTAGAGCATGTCGTAGAAGCGGAACCGCTCGGGAAACAGGCGGGCAGCTTCCGTCCGCAGAAACAGCCGTTCGATGCCGATGTCGCGCTCGGAAATGTCCGTGGCCACAATGAGAAAGCTGAGGCGATCGATACGTCGCTGCAATCTGCGGTAGGCCTGTTCGCTCGGAAACATGGCCTTACGGTAGC
It contains:
- a CDS encoding gamma carbonic anhydrase family protein; amino-acid sequence: MGNVLEYLGKKPQLGAGVFIADSARVIGDTQIGEQSSIWFGSVLRGDINRVVIGHHTNIQDNSVCHVADDHACVVGSYVTVGHRAILHGCTVHDEVLIGMGAVLMNGVVVGEQSIIGAAALLTEGLQVPPGSLVYGAPARVVSALSATERVKIKGWAEKYCRVAGNYLIPRADRRA
- a CDS encoding N-acetylmuramoyl-L-alanine amidase, with protein sequence MGRTRLLALFIASLGSTAALAADWSVLERYQQTISRAEFDTLLTKVYCPSGALTNYLGFGTNSVTIFSATEKSNALFTLRFAAASPSVPLLRFKRIALDPGHIGGAWARMEERFFERGKDRPVQEAELNLMVARLLKTRLEAAGAQVFLTKDNFEPVTDKRPEDFQAQAEQEIKASMRFDTFPPLEREAAFADAVRKRAELLFYRSSEIAARANLLNEKIKPDLTICLHVNAIEWDECQDLVDDNRLVVFVNGNYLASELKDDDQKLRLLEKLLERSHSTELATAGAIATALARATKLPPVEYGPNSGSVHVGDNPYVFARNLAANRLVNGPVVFLEPYYQNNRVVYQRVQMGDYEGLRDVNGAPMKSIFREYADAVAEGLSRLIAR
- a CDS encoding DUF192 domain-containing protein, with product MVLVNATKKTVVSDNCHFANTVLKRMVGLLNRGHLDKGEGLLIDRCHGIHTFAMRFPIDVLFLDKDFCVIRAVKALPPYRMCAVKKSVYVLEVPVGALDTSRTGEGDQIQIRTANSDTLTSGRVAGTEKMPTSS
- a CDS encoding type II secretion system F family protein, encoding MFIFTVITVILAIILAAVGFYRTSDQFTVGKRIEQIMIADAQTAEEELAKPFVQRVLLPLGDSVAKLFRGYTPAEMSERTHKKLVRAGLFPRVTARQLIGLCWFSASACVVMVFLVIIVRGAPGGQLSYTDPTNILLLLLGAVGGYGLPQFVLSRKIRTRQDLILTNLPYSIDILSISVEAGMGFDAAVGYTMRKIKGPLAEEFSKTLNEIRLGKPRLEALEDLGNRPGVDDLKTFITAVVHASRLGGSITNTLRIQADSIRVRRRQRAQEQAMKAPIKIVFPLVLFIFPALFIVLLGPAIVSIWRQLQ